The Lasioglossum baleicum chromosome 10, iyLasBale1, whole genome shotgun sequence genome contains the following window.
tatgtagagcacacaagaatttttcttctatttattttttcttcttaATATAAATTCTATAAATTCTTCTATTTCAAAAGAAGGAGCAGTTGCATTtctctgatgcaccgatgcacaaaagtgcataaaattagttgcattattatgcaccgtctgataccATTCAACTTTTACTCATAACATcttctattcccgaccgtttagcaGGTACAGCCtattccagttgcgtgggacaccctgtatatagtggGGGACAATATttagtggacactcttaaaaatcgcaatttttatctaaaaacgtattttttaaattatcgttacaggctcagataaaaaggttgataaaatataattttttaaatattgtacgatTCCTAGTAATTGtaatctaaacaaatttttgtttactcattctttagcaaactagtcggtctaataTCTTAAAaagattcaagtcctttggaccaatttgaaaaaagttaTGCGGTTTTTAAGAGTTAATATTGTCCCTGACTGTATATCTATACACatgtaataaaatttgtcatgtatgttattttcttatttatttttccttttctAACGTCGTTCTATGTTATTGTAGATTCGTTCATTAATAGTCACGAATGGACACTGGCCAGAGATGTGCCAGAATTACATTTAGGGATCATCGGTTCGTCCGACTCGGGCAAATCAGCTTTAGTTCATAGGTATCTGACTGGTTCGTTTATGCACGAAGAATCTCCGGAGGGTGGTCGATTTAAGAAGGAAGTCTTTATCAACGATCAAAGTTATCTTTTACTAATTAGAGACGAGGGCGGAGtgccggaatcacaagtatacaCAAAATATACGATgtgttaacacgttcgctgccgagTGCGAATATTAttagtgtacaaagtatttgaACACCTTTTAAAACAACAAACAGCttaagttattcgtttttgaaaggtatacgaatactttgtacacccactgtatgcatATTTCAGTTTATAATACTAAAAATAAGAATAGCCACATTTTTATCGAGTTTGATTGTGCTGGTTAGCAGTGACCActgtggcagtcaacgtgttaatctAATTTGTCTATATACACATGTATTGTGCATATACATCGTACAATCACACATTTTGCACAATATTCATCACAGACATCGTTCGTTTCAGTTTTCCGCTTGGATAGATGCTTTATTACTTGTATTTAGTTTAGAGAGTGAGGAAAGTTTCTCGATAGTTTGCAGTTTCTATAATAGAATGTGTTCATTTCGAAACATGTCAGAGATACCAAAAATTCTTGTAGGTGTGCAAGGTAAATCAGACATTTGCTTTATGTTCGCACAATATATGGTGCAGTCCACTTATTGATTTCAGTCGGTATGGATTAAACttatgtaatatatatttcaCGTTATCCAGATTCGATTAATGATTCTAATCCACGGGTCGTAAAGGATGTTAGACCAAGAAAATTGGCATGCGATCTGAGATGTCCTTATTACGAGACGTGCACTATTTATGGTTTGAATGTTGAGAGGGTGTTTCAGGATGGTATGTATGTCTGGATTGATTCCAATATTATTCTTATGAATTTCTTCCATACAACTTGAGTGGGTACTCTCGTTACCAGgactgcaagggtgcgggatgcgccttctcatatttttgataatgcaaagatcgagtttttcagtaatcaaaaagGCTAGATAAACGATCAATCCAGGCCGCGATCGCTtccaaaagtcctacttttatgtttacgaggcgtaatttgcattattcattaaaattgcgaattacgcttcgtaaacgtaaaaataggactttcgaaggcgatcgcggcctagattgatcttttatctagcgcttttgactaccgaaaacctcgatctttgcattatcgaaaatatgagaaggcgcatcccgcacccttgcagtcctggtaacgagtctacccccttaatttaTCGCTGAGTAACTTGGAATGATTAATCTGAGAATATTCTGAATATTGCAGTGTGTCAGAAAATTATACAACATATATCTGTGAAACAGTATCGATGTAACGGACAACAAGCAACAGACAGTGAAACAAAGTATCCTGGCTCGACGATTGCTAAAAGCACGCAGCTCCTTGCCAAAGACACGGAAGCAGCAAATTCATCGAAATTGAATGTGAGACAGTATATTAAACTGGAAGATccatattaacactttacctaccggaagcctatattaataggattttcaataattccgctgtaccaaaagaaagcataggaattttcttttacattgcaatattaaatgaaactattagatgacgttatcgagggtgacttgttagttcacaatgaaaattgctgttgctattgaaggttccattaaaaagtgtttagccatgtaccatagatttttcaaaattatacaataatcgCCGGTCGCTAATGTGttgatacataaaaataaaattgatatgcAATGGATCGGCTTCTCTACAGACATCCGACAAAGAGGAAGACTCCAGATCTCTACACAGCAGTTCTACGCAGAACGATTCTGGATCAGTGAGCGATAACTTTCACAATATGCAGAATCAGCATACCGATCTTAGATCTTCGATCTTAACTCCGACTACCATCAGGTACAGTTTTTGTTGAGCTATATAAATTTATACAGTACCACGGAGATTAATCGAGCATATATACTGCaggaaatttcgaagaaaatccaaCATCTTCACACCATCGAAGAAAGAGAAATACAATATGGGTGAAATGGGTGTTGGCAGAGAGATACCAGTGAAGCAGGGATATTTATTTAAACGAAGTAGTAAATCTCTGAAAGAGTGGAAGAAGAAATATGTTACATTATTGGAAGACGGTCGTTTAACTTACCATTCCAGCTTACACGTAATTATCACATATGATTAGTGTTGACTTGACGTTAACAAATGTCTcgtaacattctacaatgtTTATTATTTAGGATTATATGAACGATGCGAATGGTAAAGAAATATTGTTACAATACGTAACTGTGAAAGTGCCTGGGAAAACGCCTAAGGGTTCCAAATCATCCAATGCTCAAGGTGCGTAGAAAACATAATGATTAAActaaggatctttatgcatttataggaaaattgtctatttcttgcaatcgatgcagacaatttctattttgcataaagatccacagtttaaTAATGATGGACCTGGAAGATccagaaatcatcgaaatcgtagggtatataatataaataaaaatcgaataatttatatctcgCTTTGCAGAAGATAGTTTCGAGTTTTCTATAATCTCGTTAGAAAATAAGACATGGCATTTCGAGGCAAACAATGCCGAAGACAGAGACAGTTGGATATCTGCTATAGAGCAACAGATTCTCTCAAGTTTGCAAAATAGCGACGGCGACAAGAAGAATGAAACCGATGCTTTCAAAATGCATTGTATAAAAAACAAAGTGTCGGGAAACGACGCCTGTGTGGACTGTGGAGTACCTAGTAAATAACAAATTCGCCACAGATACATATACTTTATATTTAATTCCACTACAATTTCTATACTCTTCGTTATATTTTAGATCCTGATTGGGCTAGTTTAAACTTAGGTGTGCTAATGTGTATCGACTGTTCAGGAATACATAGGAATCTAGGTTCACACATATCGAAAGTTAGATCGCTGGATTTAGACGATTGGTCGTAAGTGCGATAATTATTTCTTTTGAACTGATAACAATGTCCTCAATTTAAACGATACTACTATCAATAAACAATTCGAgaatacaattcatacgtgtTTGCATGAACATATTTTGATTTTCGCATGGTAATGCTTTATGGTATAAAATAGCTCTGTGATTACTTTTAGCGCAGGTCAGTTAAGTGTAATGTTAGCTCTTGGTAACGACATAGCGAATAGCGTTTGGGAATATTGTTTGAACGGAAAGCAAAAGCCGACATCGGATTCGCCTAGAGAAGAGAAGGAGCAGTGGATCAGATGGAAGTACGAGGACAAAATGTTCTTGCAACCGATTAATCCAAATATATCGTTAGGAAAATTGCTTATCGATTCAGTTTGTAGGTAAATACTTTTCTGTTGCTTGTTACACCTATTACAGTAGACATTTGACGAGTATCTGCGTTAACAACCGTACGCGTTCACACTTATCGAATGTCTACTATATACACGTACACTCCCGTCCAGTAATCACCGGACGCTTATGTTCAACAAAAtcgtaattaaagaatacaagcttccagcttgattttactgttttattttgtGATTTAATGCATAATTAACCCTACAATATCGAGTTAGACACGTGATGAAGATtccgaacagagtctaataaatatgtatgttatgcattttctttaaattgaaataaagttctattttggttttcttaatgttttttttttttaagaaattacgaaCCACAAAAACATTCTATTTATTGatctatttatatacatatatatacaggaCGTGACaatctcaaataactcgtaagttatttgttgtaagaaaaaatgtttcgagcaAAAGTTGCATGGTTTCCTGGGGGACATACAGTGCTCTGATCTGTTTTTTATTACTTTGCTTTTTCTCAAATTcagataaattatgaaattctgcgtaaaaaagtattacttgagatcgtcacgttacgacgCTCACCCTGTACacatatactatttgaataaacgTTGGGAAAAAGAGATTAAAGAATTGTGGGACGATCATGAACAACtcttaaaaattagaaaatataagagtaataattggaatttctctgcattcgaaaaaattagcaagtaccattttcatttcataatacaGGTCCTTTAAATAATtgtccggtgacttatggacgAGAGTGTACGTATAATTTCGTTTTGTATTCTTAGATAATTAATCATTATTGTGAAAAACTAATGTAGAGGCGATATGAGAGCGTTTACGTTATGCTTGGCCAGATGTAGTTACGAAGATATTAATATGTCTGTAAGTATGGAAGATTTGAGGACACCCCTTCATTTGGCTTGCGCCACAGGGAACTTGGCCATGGCGCAATTACTCATATGGGTATGTGGTTCCTTTTTATTTGATTTGATCTAACTATCGTGTGTAGATGTTCTATATCGTAACTTGTACATCAACAACAATTACAGCATAAGGCAAATCCGCATAACTTAGATCACGAAGGACGCACGTGTATGTCGTACGTACGAGCACTCGAGAGAACTCTCGACAATTCATCGGATTCTATGGAAATGCAAAAGCTTCTCGAAGTACTCGAACAAGCTACTGTCTCCGGAGTAGATGACGTAGAAACGTCGcagtattaaaaatttgttgttcGCGTTTACGTACTTATTGTGCATGCGAGGCCATGCTTTAATTAAtagctggactgcggatctttatggaaaataaaaatcgcctgcatcgattgcaagagatagaaaccaaattggatgttacttcttcccttaatgattttaatagaggagagatcgtatattgacatcttcaattttgacaattctccaacaattttcaatttcatctactcagttttgctataaatacataaagatcggcagtctattAATAGCTTATAGACACGATATAACGTTTTTTCCCCCTCTCATTAACAGTGCTCTGATACTCAGAAATCCAACCAAAGTATgttaaaaagaattttaaataCCTACGGAATGGCCTATCTCTATAAAGTAGCATTCTGTAGCCGTCAAAttttacattatattatataatagtgTACGCTTCCCCCCTCCCTTAAATGTTGGCTATAAGTTTCATAAGAAATTTGACCACATGATTTTACCGAATATAACATACTTTGCGTATATATTTGTACATTAAAGAAGTAGTttgaattgaaaataataatacatattattatatatatatatatatgaattacacatatgtatgtatgtatatatatatatttaattattattccataattatgtatatgtatatatacatgtatatacgaATTATATTTAACGAGGTTTAGGTCAGTGAAAGTAAATGACTAATAGTGAATTGGAGTGTACATTATCAATGACTGAGAGTACAAACACTCGTAAATCTAGTTATATTTATACATCGAATACATCAAATGTATTTGAAGAAtgcttttataatttttattttattaattacggaattaaatatgtaattacCTCACCAAACGTTTTTATCATTTTCAACACCTCCTGAGAAACTCGTGTGTAccgatttattttaatatttctttatGGCTCTTTAAAAGTTAAATCTCATTTGAACTTGATAGACGAACAAATTGCACTTGTAACGTAATACGACTCGTGAGTACTATCGTTCGAATCGCCTGAAAAtatgcaatattttattttcaacgtGTACTACAGTGACTCgagttaatattcggacgctctaaaaaagacgataacttttttaatattgtactatatgatTTGGACTTTTTcgagaagctagagcaattagtttgctacaggatgtgaaaagaaattttttcaaaaattgcaattgatcggaattgcagagaaaatgctggaagttgcattttacaacttttttaatgtaggtctatattgaaaatttaaaaattactttttgtagatctgtgaaaaagttattctcttttttcgagcgtccgaatattagtatCGAATCACTGTGTGTATTCCGTATAAAAGAAATCTTACCAAATGCACATGTATTTGTTGGAAATATGGGCATTTCACTATAATATTTGATAgttgttaatttcgttaacttgTGCTGGGAAGAAAGAGAAATTCTGCGTGTAGTAGGAATCCTGAAAGCAATACATAGCTGTACTTTAAATTCgtaattaatattgtaattatttCACTTACTctttgttgaaattattaatcGTTGTAACTGGAACCGTAGCGTTTaaagtataaattatattcttaTCTAAATCATGAGAATTCTGTATCGGCGATTTTTCACAAACATATTGTTTAAAAGCACAGAGAAACAACGATCTCAGATCATCGTGAGTGCATATTAAATGGTCTTGGAACAGCATCATAAATTCTAGACATACATGGATTTGTGCTAAACACATTAATTTTTTCCTAGAAACAATTATATCACATGTATACAATGATTAAGAAGAATTGCACTGTAATTTTGTCACGCGTTACCTGTACTTATCAATTGTAAATTCACCGTCCAAGACGTTTCCCAATTTTTCTTGGATATCATGTAAGTCACCGAATCTTGagtttattaaaatgtatacgtaGTCTCTACACAATTTTTCGAAGCCCATATCAACGACGTACTCTAACGGTAAACTACCTGATAGAAAGTTTGAAATGACAGTATGCTGGCTCGAATTGGTGATGACTTTAGCGAATCTTGTCCGATTTGTTAAATTTATCTAGGGCATGTTAATTGTATTATTGCGTGTCGTGTGCATTGGTAAACATATGTTTTATTATACCTGTGCAAAACACTCGTTCACTACGATCTCGTTCAGAACGGAATGTATACATTTTGTCATTTCGATGTAATTCGAATTTTCTGAAAGCGTTATTTCACGTCATTATATTGCACTACCTATTGTAGGGTCACAATTGAATTTAGTGTATGTGTATGAAAATACGTTAAACTAGTTACTTACTAATAAgcaagtcccataaaaaatcaGTAAGATCTAAATTATATCTAGACGGGAGATTTCGTaattcttctttaatttttacagtgttttctaaatttcctTCGGACATAAAATGATCTTTTCGTGCGTCAACGTTATCGGTGCCTCTGTAACTATAATCTCCGTTAAGCAATAGGTTTATGTTATCCACTATTGTGTTGCGATCCTGTTTTATAAATAAACAGTATTATCAACAGTTCTGTATACTTTATGTACATCTAAAGAATTAACTCGTACTTCTGCATACGGACTGGTAAAATCTTCTGGAAATTCCAGGGGTACCGGATTGTAAGGAGAATTCGTATTACTTTTAAAATCTTCTAGTATGTTCAAATACTGATTTAATAACAGTAATTGTGTCCATAATTCTTGCAGAGGACTATCGTCTGACCCGGTTACAACTTGCGCAACCTGAACATAATGCAAAATATGCACAATAAATTGCATAACCAGACATGTAACATGTATGATCTTACCAATATATTCTTTGATGCTCTTGTGGGAGAACACAGCGACAAATTCGAACTATAAACTTCTACGCTTATACTATTCTCAAACTTGCTTTTCACATTTTTATCCCAGTCTATGAGCTCTTCTCTTGTTCCGAATATATCAAAAGTACTGGACGTAGATACGGCAACCTAAATAACAGTCCGAGAACGTGGAGAACAAAGAAGAATAGCTTTATCTTGCATTCTACTGTGTTTAATAATACCTACGTTCGTCTCATGAGAAAGTTCTAAATGGTGTTTGAGAAATGCCGAAGATGATTCTTTAACAGTTTCAAAAGTTTCGTTATCAGCTAAACAAACTTCGATTGTAGTGAACCATTCGCTCTGAATACTTTTACCTAGCAATCTACTTCTTACATTATCGTTACCGTCGCATAGTGCAAATAtaggaggaaatgcatctgtGATAAGATCTATGCACGCATTCAATGCATCGCTGAAATAAGATTGTACtattaatgtaatttcaattaatttgcGTAATAGTTGTAAATTTACCATGCTTCTGTTCTGGTTAACGGTAGATATTTTTCCTCCTCTTTGCGCCAATTTTGTTTCACCAGAATAATGCTGTCTTCGAAATTGACATCCGTGAATGAGTATTTTAAGGGTGATCCGGTAACATTGAAATCTGAAACTTTTGTGTCGGcgaatatgtatattaaacgtTTCGTAAATAATTTAAAGTCGTAGTTATTAAATATTACCGTTCGTGCGATTGTCGTTAATGTGATCGGAACAATTATTAACATCGTCTGTACACcgctaaaaataaaaaaattattttaacatgaATTTCATCATGCATTTGCGTTGTCATTCAGTAATTTCACGAATAAGATGTCAATATAGTAATTCAATAATTAACGTACTTGTTTATGCAATATTATGCAAGGAGAATCCTTATAATCAGGAAAAATTCGAGCCACATACGACAGACAaaatttacttatttttatagAAGGATGCAACACTTTTCTTAATATCTCGATCTCGTtcattttcgatgattccttaaAACTCAAGGATCTTAGAAtttgtttataataatatacatttcAGACGTGGCTTATTGTTTGTATGTAGTTTACTTATTCTATTTACTTCGGTAATGTGTGTCAAATTTGAATTTGGAATGTCGAACGTTACTGAACGTTACTTGTGTTCCGAAATGCACAAAAGTTTTTTCAAAACATTCCTAGGGAATATTTGTGttattcttgaaattttcgaatGACAATACAAATATC
Protein-coding sequences here:
- the Ceng1a gene encoding centaurin gamma 1A — its product is MTTERIGNDHSLAIRQEIQRFESVHPSIYAIYDLADLISDTHIAKQIREHVVAIEDSFINSHEWTLARDVPELHLGIIGSSDSGKSALVHRYLTGSFMHEESPEGGRFKKEVFINDQSYLLLIRDEGGVPESQFSAWIDALLLVFSLESEESFSIVCSFYNRMCSFRNMSEIPKILVGVQDSINDSNPRVVKDVRPRKLACDLRCPYYETCTIYGLNVERVFQDVCQKIIQHISVKQYRCNGQQATDSETKYPGSTIAKSTQLLAKDTEAANSSKLNTSDKEEDSRSLHSSSTQNDSGSVSDNFHNMQNQHTDLRSSILTPTTIRKFRRKSNIFTPSKKEKYNMGEMGVGREIPVKQGYLFKRSSKSLKEWKKKYVTLLEDGRLTYHSSLHDYMNDANGKEILLQYVTVKVPGKTPKGSKSSNAQEDSFEFSIISLENKTWHFEANNAEDRDSWISAIEQQILSSLQNSDGDKKNETDAFKMHCIKNKVSGNDACVDCGVPNPDWASLNLGVLMCIDCSGIHRNLGSHISKVRSLDLDDWSAGQLSVMLALGNDIANSVWEYCLNGKQKPTSDSPREEKEQWIRWKYEDKMFLQPINPNISLGKLLIDSVCRGDMRAFTLCLARCSYEDINMSVSMEDLRTPLHLACATGNLAMAQLLIWHKANPHNLDHEGRTCMSYVRALERTLDNSSDSMEMQKLLEVLEQATVSGVDDVETSQY
- the LOC143213103 gene encoding protein zwilch homolog isoform X3 gives rise to the protein MNEIEILRKVLHPSIKISKFCLSYVARIFPDYKDSPCIILHKQRCTDDVNNCSDHINDNRTNVSDFNVTGSPLKYSFTDVNFEDSIILVKQNWRKEEEKYLPLTRTEACDALNACIDLITDAFPPIFALCDGNDNVRSRLLESSSAFLKHHLELSHETNVAVSTSSTFDIFGTREELIDWDKNVKSKFENSISVEVYSSNLSLCSPTRASKNILVAQVVTGSDDSPLQELWTQLLLLNQYLNILEDFKSNTNSPYNPVPLEFPEDFTSPYAEDRNTIVDNINLLLNGDYSYRGTDNVDARKDHFMSEGNLENTVKIKEELRNLPSRYNLDLTDFLWDLLIKNSNYIEMTKCIHSVLNEIVVNECFAQINLTNRTRFAKVITNSSQHTVISNFLSGSLPLEYVVDMGFEKLCRDYVYILINSRFGDLHDIQEKLGNVLDGEFTIDKYRKKLMCLAQIHVCLEFMMLFQDHLICTHDDLRSLFLCAFKQYVCEKSPIQNSHDLDKNIIYTLNATVPVTTINNFNKEIPTTRRISLSSQHKLTKLTTIKYYSEMPIFPTNTCAFGKISFIRNTHSDSILIFGRSKKENNFFTDLQKVIFKFSI
- the LOC143213103 gene encoding protein zwilch homolog isoform X5 encodes the protein MVNLQLLRKLIEITLIVQSYFSDALNACIDLITDAFPPIFALCDGNDNVRSRLLESSSAFLKHHLELSHETNVAVSTSSTFDIFGTREELIDWDKNVKSKFENSISVEVYSSNLSLCSPTRASKNILVAQVVTGSDDSPLQELWTQLLLLNQYLNILEDFKSNTNSPYNPVPLEFPEDFTSPYAEDRNTIVDNINLLLNGDYSYRGTDNVDARKDHFMSEGNLENTVKIKEELRNLPSRYNLDLTDFLWDLLIKNSNYIEMTKCIHSVLNEIVVNECFAQINLTNRTRFAKVITNSSQHTVISNFLSGSLPLEYVVDMGFEKLCRDYVYILINSRFGDLHDIQEKLGNVLDGEFTIDKYRKKLMCLAQIHVCLEFMMLFQDHLICTHDDLRSLFLCAFKQYVCEKSPIQNSHDLDKNIIYTLNATVPVTTINNFNKEIPTTRRISLSSQHKLTKLTTIKYYSEMPIFPTNTCAFGKISFIRNTHSDSILIFGRSKKENNFFTDLQKVIFKFSI
- the LOC143213103 gene encoding protein zwilch homolog isoform X1; the protein is MNEIEILRKVLHPSIKISKFCLSYVARIFPDYKDSPCIILHKQRCTDDVNNCSDHINDNRTNVSDFNVTGSPLKYSFTDVNFEDSIILVKQNWRKEEEKYLPLTRTEACDALNACIDLITDAFPPIFALCDGNDNVRSRLLGKSIQSEWFTTIEVCLADNETFETVKESSSAFLKHHLELSHETNVAVSTSSTFDIFGTREELIDWDKNVKSKFENSISVEVYSSNLSLCSPTRASKNILVAQVVTGSDDSPLQELWTQLLLLNQYLNILEDFKSNTNSPYNPVPLEFPEDFTSPYAEDRNTIVDNINLLLNGDYSYRGTDNVDARKDHFMSEGNLENTVKIKEELRNLPSRYNLDLTDFLWDLLIKNSNYIEMTKCIHSVLNEIVVNECFAQINLTNRTRFAKVITNSSQHTVISNFLSGSLPLEYVVDMGFEKLCRDYVYILINSRFGDLHDIQEKLGNVLDGEFTIDKYRKKLMCLAQIHVCLEFMMLFQDHLICTHDDLRSLFLCAFKQYVCEKSPIQNSHDLDKNIIYTLNATVPVTTINNFNKEIPTTRRISLSSQHKLTKLTTIKYYSEMPIFPTNTCAFGKISFIRNTHSDSILIFGRSKKENNFFTDLQKVIFKFSI
- the LOC143213103 gene encoding protein zwilch homolog isoform X4; this encodes MVNLQLLRKLIEITLIVQSYFSDALNACIDLITDAFPPIFALCDGNDNVRSRLLGKSIQSEWFTTIEVCLADNETFETVKESSSAFLKHHLELSHETNVAVSTSSTFDIFGTREELIDWDKNVKSKFENSISVEVYSSNLSLCSPTRASKNILVAQVVTGSDDSPLQELWTQLLLLNQYLNILEDFKSNTNSPYNPVPLEFPEDFTSPYAEDRNTIVDNINLLLNGDYSYRGTDNVDARKDHFMSEGNLENTVKIKEELRNLPSRYNLDLTDFLWDLLIKNSNYIEMTKCIHSVLNEIVVNECFAQINLTNRTRFAKVITNSSQHTVISNFLSGSLPLEYVVDMGFEKLCRDYVYILINSRFGDLHDIQEKLGNVLDGEFTIDKYRKKLMCLAQIHVCLEFMMLFQDHLICTHDDLRSLFLCAFKQYVCEKSPIQNSHDLDKNIIYTLNATVPVTTINNFNKEIPTTRRISLSSQHKLTKLTTIKYYSEMPIFPTNTCAFGKISFIRNTHSDSILIFGRSKKENNFFTDLQKVIFKFSI
- the LOC143213103 gene encoding protein zwilch homolog isoform X2 yields the protein MNEIEILRKVLHPSIKISKFCLSYVARIFPDYKDSPCIILHKQRCTDDVNNCSDHINDNRTNDFNVTGSPLKYSFTDVNFEDSIILVKQNWRKEEEKYLPLTRTEACDALNACIDLITDAFPPIFALCDGNDNVRSRLLGKSIQSEWFTTIEVCLADNETFETVKESSSAFLKHHLELSHETNVAVSTSSTFDIFGTREELIDWDKNVKSKFENSISVEVYSSNLSLCSPTRASKNILVAQVVTGSDDSPLQELWTQLLLLNQYLNILEDFKSNTNSPYNPVPLEFPEDFTSPYAEDRNTIVDNINLLLNGDYSYRGTDNVDARKDHFMSEGNLENTVKIKEELRNLPSRYNLDLTDFLWDLLIKNSNYIEMTKCIHSVLNEIVVNECFAQINLTNRTRFAKVITNSSQHTVISNFLSGSLPLEYVVDMGFEKLCRDYVYILINSRFGDLHDIQEKLGNVLDGEFTIDKYRKKLMCLAQIHVCLEFMMLFQDHLICTHDDLRSLFLCAFKQYVCEKSPIQNSHDLDKNIIYTLNATVPVTTINNFNKEIPTTRRISLSSQHKLTKLTTIKYYSEMPIFPTNTCAFGKISFIRNTHSDSILIFGRSKKENNFFTDLQKVIFKFSI